From Manihot esculenta cultivar AM560-2 chromosome 18, M.esculenta_v8, whole genome shotgun sequence:
tgcatgtttgaactgagtttctgccctttgggagaaaccaggttcggcagccgaagggactttcggccgccgaaccctcttgtggaggcagccttcggctgccgaagctgcccccaaaaggagactttcgtctctgtctgggagttttggccaccgaaagtgccgccgaacatgcatgagtttcacctctgtctgggagtttcggccgccgaaggtgccgccgaacctgcctgactttcggctctcgagggccgccgaaggtgcagccgaacctgccgccgaaagtgccctgttcagccatttcttgcatgtttttttatgattattctatgatgttttagggggtttttggggaatagtttagagttatgtttatgtatgtttggtccctcatttgagtccacctgtgtaggttcggacccgaggaaccgaggaccccagcagtgagtctgttgccccagtgtctggtcagagctatccagaggtgagtggaataaacctttacgtttaaagtaaataaatttcaaagttttgagcattgttcatgcatcatgaatgccatgtgatgaattaggttgcttgcattagaattcacgaatatgttgcattgcacatttttatgttgatgtggatgaatgttgaatgatccatagccctcgatctatgatatgacaatatgatatgtacggtacggaaagtaagaccagtgggatccattctacgttcgatggcactatgtaagggaaagaccaggacccattctacgttctggcacagttggaccatgtagagggctattggtgacaagttcatccttgatgtgattagctgtgatgtgatgcatttcatgttatcatatgttttaagtgttttattattctgctcactgggctctagtagctcacccctctcccaatttccccaggattgcaggtacagggtagaccaggaggtttacaagagtgatGAAGTCAcgtatatgtaatagttagtgtggacatgatagatgtattaatattatgtaaaagtacagtttcagtcatttaatgatattgaggattagatattgtgcttgacattgggtatgaggtatcccttttattacatgatcaaaaatattttattatgttcatgaaagccaactcatcttatgatgtatcgcccattggggcattgatgagatcccacagagggatcatgattatgattatggctatgtgcagtgcatgttcaggttgagttggatgtatgaaagaaaagttttaaatttttatgtatgttgtgatcatgtatgggattaaacaggttttcaggttgcaagtcaggcttgctacgggtcttggcggccttaagccgacccggatcctagcgccggtagcggttcgattttcgggtcgttacacatttcTTTAGCCCTTGTAAGATGGTCCTGTTTGTGACCTctgttgtaacagcccggcccctttcgaccggccctgttaccgctcacagcccgtgaccttcctctgggcccagccactgtgagcagctcttaacatcctttcaccctcacgggttccaggcaggatttgtccccttggttcGCGGGACTTGAACCCGTTcttcccaagtggatttggcccaattccttcctctgggaattaggtcgcctcccccactgctcgaacccttgacctcccactttaagggaatagtctggtgagagtgagtaccaattgttccaattgtgagcagctcttaacatcccttcaccctcacgggttccaggcaggatttgtccccttggttcGCGGGACTTGAACCCGTTcttcccaagtggatttggcccaattccttcctctgggaattaggtcgcctcccccactgctcgaacccttgacctcccactttaagggaatagtctggtgagagtgagtaccagttgtactcactctcaccagactattcccttaaagtgggaggtcaagggttcgagcagtgggggaggcgacctaattcccagaggaaggaattgggccaaatccacttgggaagAACGGGTTCAAGTCCCGCgaaccaaggggacaaatcctgcctggaacccgtgagggtgaagggatgttaagagctgctcatagtggctgggcccagaggaaggtcacgggctgtgcgcggtaacagtgccggggatcacgtccgggctgttacatctgTCATACCATTGGTATGGAGATGATAGCTGAGCTGAATCTCAAGTCAATTTCCCATTTCTTGTAGAAATCTTTAAACTTGGAGCTTGTGAACTGAGTTTTATTATTGGTAATCACTACTTTTGGTATTCTGAATCAGGTGAATATGCTTTTGTTGATGAAAGAGTTTGCTTGTTGGGTAGTGATGGATTGTACTGCCTTAGCTTTCGCTTATTTGCTGAAATGATCTACTGCCACGATTATAAATTTTCTTGACCCGGATACCGGAAAAGGGTCAAGAATGTCTATCTCCTATTGAAAGAAAAGTCAGGGGCTTCTAGTGGCTGCTTGCATTTCTCCCAGAGTTCTTGTGATATTTATATGTATTTGGCATCTTCTACATCTTTGGACAAGTTGCTTCGCATCCTACAATATAATCGGCTAGTAGTACCATTGTCTGACACGATCTTAACTACTAATCCTACAAAAGGATAGGAAACTCTAACAAGACTATTTTATCTAATCAtaacttattaaaaacatgTACGATGAGAAGATTAACAGAACTACCTATATCCATCAATACTCGCCTTACCTCGTACTGGTTTAGGAGGATCTTAATGACCAGCGAGTCATTTTGAAAGAATCTGATTGCTTTGTTAGCAGGACTGAACCTTGTCTCTTGCTTGGTCCATGGTTCTTGATAGACAAACAGGACATCTTCTGCTACACACTTATTTTTTCCTTTACCTTTATCAGGTCCTCCCGTGATGACATGTACAATTCCGACAATTTCAAGAGATAAAGAGGAAAAAGTTCTCCCTTTTTTTAGGgagaaaagaaacaagagtcCGGTGCAAATCCAAATGACTGAGAGAGACCGATGGATGTTCCCGGTAATGGAAGCAAATGATGTTGCAGAGATTAGATTGATAATGTAGGCGGAATGGAACTGCTGCGATTGGATAGAACCTGCAAAGAAAATGACatgaggtggtggtggataccCACAGTAGCCACTCttacgctcaagtcagtatactgaagaagaaaatgaacgtaatgaattgcttagagttTTTGTATAAGAGAATAGTATACTTTTACTTCCGTAATCCTTCTCCTTTCATACTGTAAGAGGATGGAAATGAATATGATATTTTTCGATAATCCGACAGTGATGTGGTTGGCTGCTTAATATGGGGCATCGCTAGCTAATAGGTTAGTAATCACGCAATTATAAGCACAATGAAAATATACTGAACTGTGTTTGCTAATGATAATTCCGTCGTGTGACTCGCCCTATCGAGAGAAGGACAAATCTTTGAAGATGAACTGAGTGTTAAGGTATCCGAGTCTTTATTTCTTTGAGCTGGCTTGCATTTCTGCTTATCAAGTGCTTACCACATAAACTCATTTTGTAATGATGACTCACTACTTACTTTAAACAATTATTATATAACATTACTTATTAATAAGTTGAcaaactaacttgttaatataGCTGTTCAACTatcattatttagttttttaaaattaaaatgcattAGATTTGACTTATTAAAAGATCCCCTTAACAAACAATTCAAAATAActcaatattaaatttattctattttaaaaattttgacacATTGAATTCATTCTCTTTAATGTTCAATTTGACTTGATTCTTTACACCCAGAAACTAACACAATGTTATACTCATGAGATTTTTTTTAGGCATTATTCACAAGGGACTATTGCTATTTTTATAAAAGCAGAAAAAAGttattgaatatatttttaatttactttgatttgatttgatttgatttaatttaattattaataaattaaatttatttattttttaaatttgatatttgcatcaagttaatttaatttcaattaatattttaagaaaattttatttttaacaagcgttggttttttttttcttttgcttcattaatttcttaaataattCGTTAATAAAACAAAAGTAAGAAAGATATGTTTATTATTTTACTAATGCTCCCTTTATCATgaaaaaaaacattattttaaaaataatttatttttattttttaattattatttataaatatttatgcgTAAAAAATTTAAGGGtgcttataaattttttaaaatatatctcattcgtctcataatttttatccattttatctttttttgtcATTGttcgcttttttttttaaattataataacatataatttaactactataattttatttaatttttaaattatttttcaaaatatctcttaatatttaataaaatttaatatatttaagatagatataattaaaaaattaataaaaaaattatattaaaaagtaacactttaataattttttaaaaaaaaactataataacatataatttaactactataattttgtttaatttttaaattctttttgaaaatatctcttaatatttaataaaatttaatatatttaaaatagatataattaaaaaattaataaaaaaattatattaaaaagtaacactttaataaaaaaaattaattatgagatgaaaaatataaaaaataatttaaatttttttaccatgaaaaatattttttatcaataatttcaaAGTATTTCAAAAGCATATGAAgaaaaacttttttaaaaaaagtatattTGTGTGAAATAAACgagttttaatttattgtaataaaatggtgatggatttaataataaataattcatcATTTATTTTaggatattaaataaaaaaatttagacaTTTACGGTAATTCACATTATAttcaacattttaaattttaaataataaaatcaaaattttttaatttgtcataattataatcaaaataattaaatttaatttatataagtgaatgataaattataatataatttctaaaattttatattattaataaaatatacatttctttgatttaaattttatattaaaattaaatatattctatatttattatatgtactattaaatatattatattgaataactatttattatattaaacatcacatataaataatatattaaaatattccatttaatgtttatattcaatattataaattatgtatatattttttatatttaaaaaactttactttctattaaaaatattctaattaaaacaaaatattatatattttaaattgtaaaattttattttttttcatattttaaactttttattaatatttataatattatataaaagtgggaatagagagaataataaaattaataaaaaaataatattattgtaataaaaatatatattaaagattattttattattcaaatacaaCCTTAGggattatattgtaatttaccATTAAGTTATGcaaatttaacttaattttcttaatcataattataagaaattgaaaatgtttgtctttattattaaaatattaaatataaatataaattttcgtaaatatttttttattctatattcttttattttataaatatattttgtgtatttttaattatttttatcaatcaTAAAATGAAAACGTATTAAGGACAAATTTTAAAGAaccaaacaaattaaaattatcaattagCTCAAATATATTTCTATCCATAATATTCAATAAATTTGCAATATATAACCTTGAAATGaaatctgtaaaaaaaaaaaaaaaaaaaaaaaatctgcagCAAAATCTTGAAATAGAGCTCATGCGAGAGTGATGACTAATGAGAGAATCCAGGCAAAGCGAAAGGTCGAAGGTTGACCAGACAATCGCCAAGGCAAAAGGTGAATCGAAGAATTTGAGATCTTCAACATGCACCACACACGAGGCCATGTCTCAGAGGGACAATCGCATGATGCGACAACAGGAGCAAACGTATAACATAGGAAGAGAGGAACTATGCAAGAAACTGAAAAATGAGCAGGaagataattaatattaaagtaaatttatttagttagtTTCGTTTTCATATTGAATTAACcagattgaatttaaaaaataaaaaataaaaaattattagctgGAATTAAAtcaacttaatttttaattatgatatttttcatcaataaaaagaaaatgttgGACAGTGACTTGATCATTTCTCTTAACTATTATTGTTGTTGTGATTTATAGATACATCTCTCATAGAGCAATGAGTTTGTAGAGTTCCAATGTTGTGACCACTTTTTCAAGTATTAATGTGTTTGGGTGGCGACATGAGCATCTCACGTTTGTTCATGTTTCCATCAAGCCATCAGATGTGTACCAGGACTTGTCAATTTCTTCCTTGTAACAAAATTTTAGCCACTTTCGTCCACTGTACCATGTAATTACAAAGCGGGTGTCTCTTCGTTTTGCAGCATTTTTATAACGAGAATAGTTCCAATAACCCATcacattttcattaaaaacattttattttataattaaatgttAGAGTGATTGTCAATAAAATATCAAacactttattttttctctttccgaattaacattattaaaacaacgatattaataataaaaatttattgtaaattataataattttaattcctAATTACAATTATTGCTCTTTAAAtaggaaatttaaatttaaatttatcgaCCAAATTTAACTATATTAACTATAAACAGCTGCTGGTATTGATTACAATAAGGTTTCTTTCCCAAGTAAACCAGAGGTGGTGAGCACATGTTGAAATGGTCCAGTTAAGATAACTGGTCCTGATTGCGAAACACCTACCATTTTTAAAGGCAGGGCTTCCTTTTGTATTAAAGCTAGTTTTACTGATTTCCATTTGTTTCCCTTCCTTTTTAGCTCAAGAGAAAAAAGGTCCCCTCCAGCTACAACCCAAATTCCACAACACTCTTCAATGCCAAACCTGACAAAATGttaatgcaaatatttttagacTTTAAGGTGTGCTGAAATATAATAGAATAGAATAGGCCTTTGAATTTGTTGTCTCAGGTCATAAAATGGAGCCAAGCTATAGCTACAGCCCTCATCTCACCACACTCTATGCAtcttaaattattgaaaataatcaataaattagTGCTTAGCCATAGCTGTTGTAGCCTCTTAGCTAATATAGGAAGGTAGACAAAGAGCAAGCTGCAACTAGAGACTACGGCTCACTGTCCTTCAACACCTGGATGGCCTAACCGCAAACCCTACGTTTCACAgcttcttttcttatttttccaataattttaattacttatatcaatgaagagaaatatttttattattaaaaataattttaaatattttataattaatataattaaaacattatttttattagaagaAGTCTACTCTGTTCTAGAAAGGCCAACCAAACATAATAATGAGAGAAGAAGGGGAGAGGGAGAAATTAATACCATAAGTATTCCCAATTGAGGTAATGATGCTCACGTGACAGGCACTagcctatttttttttatcctaaaaaaaaattaattgactaACGAATAACTGCAGCCATATGTTGCCTGCCTGGTTGAGTTGCTGActcaaaagaaaaaatgaatttGGTTTTGGTCTTGGAGTTTTCGTTGTTTATAAGGATGAGGCCATAATTACTCGTCTTTCTCTCTCTGGGTTTGAGTAAGAAACTGCTGCGAATTTCCAAGGCAGAGCGGCGCAGCATACAATGTATTGGAAATGACATGGACATGAGACCCATTTATAAATATGTTTCTGTTGTCAACTGAGGTTTTAATTAGCGTGGTAGTTTTGTTGACAGAATAAGAACAGTGGATCACAAATGTCTTGTAATAACAATAGGTTTATTGGGTTACAAGCAAaatcattaaataaaaaaaagaaaagatagactTTGTATATATATCTCCAGGGATCGATGAATATGCATAAAAAAATGCTTCGAGTTATTGTTTTTTTATGGGGGTTTTCTAGGGTTTTACAAGTTCGAAGAGTGTGTAATCCCAAAGGCATGTCTTATCACCTTTTGTTGTTGGTCAAAGTAGACACGAATTAAAATGTTCAAATAGCCACCATGCCTGTCGTCCTTCCGTTGTCCAAGAAATCTTTTACTTTAGTAAACTGCATCTAGGTTTGTGTCTCCTTGTAAAAACCTAGGCTCCAATGTTTTGTAGGCCTTGTCCTCCATCATTTCTAAGCTCATCCAGTCCCCAGTCTCCCATCTCATTGGTCTTTAGTCtcgctaaaaaaaaaaaaaattcatttttaaccATACACTACAAAAATGAAATGACCATAATAATCTAAGCCTAAATTAAAAggtttaattgaaaatatataccATAGCTAATGAGTATTCTTTTTCATAGGCTATCATCTTGGATGGTTAACTTCCCAAGACAAACcaaaataataagaattaaGTTAATAAGGCTTATGTAATTACATATTATTATAGAGTTATCTTGGTTGAAGTTTGGGCTATTCACTCATGGCATCCATTAGCAAAGGGCACCTTTGCAATTTGTGACGAGTGATGACCCAAAACCCTAGAAAAAAGATATGCTTTCATGAACCTAGAGATCTGAGTGTTATATACATTAATTTTGTTGAATATTTATATAAGAAAATGTTTTTGGCAACGAGAAGATGACAAAGACATTACAGAGCAAATGAGGTTGTTAAATCTCACGAACATGTTAATATAACACCTAGAGGCTAGAGatgcttctcttctcttctcactCTCACATCATCATTTTGTATGGACTACATTTGAGACTATGGACCACGTTTTGGCCTTCCCTATGGGGCCACCTTTTAGGCGTAACTAAAACCCTACTTCCATCTTTATCATtttactaaaaattttatttctattttaatttttttatataattttccaTTTGCATGAGGATTTTGAATGAACTTAGGGGTGGGGGTATTTGTGGTAATTAAGAAAGTTACACAAGTGGCCATATATAAAAAAGAAGCAAGAGAGGCTCCCAAATCAAAAGCTTATTGTTAGGTTATGAGCACATGATTCTACGTGAATAGTTATATAGATTAACAAATGGATTTGTTTAGAATAAGATGGCGCATTTAAAAAAAGAGGTAATCACGTGCAGGAgggattttaaaaaaaagattgaTTAGATAAATGATTAAGGtggattcttttattttattttgaaaaggcGCAATTATCGAATATTCGCACGCATTAGGCCCACTCattatactaattaattataatttttagtatTCAGCTGCTTAGCCCCTTTCATGTGAGACTCTCTCGGGATTGACTCCCTCTGCAATTGCTTTCCcactctctttctccttttcttttctttttttttttatataatttattaaaatttattaaaccaAACAACCtttgttaattatattttttaatgattaatttaattgttataattaaatggattcattattaaatataatttagataataatttgaatttattattgtttaatttatttaaaaaattactcatTTATTAAGTCTGTAAACTAGTTCATAAAATTATATACaatattaaaagtataattagaatatataattatactttctatttacttataattaaattaataggcTTTTGAAAGCCTATGGAAAATTCATCATACTTGAAGGGTTACTTGGGTCCTAAAATCACTAGCCCATatctaaaattagaaaaaaaaattaagaagccCATTTATTGGCTAAGAAGTAAGAACTGCAGTACATGCGGGCCTATCTTAGAAGATAGACCTAGTTTGTTAGGCCCGTATTTGATTGAACACTCGAAGCTCACTGGGCCGTGtttctggtcctgaaggctctGAAATAGAACCTGACATGGACTCTTTATGAACTTTTAATTActgaattattaatattttactaccttaaactcaatttaaaaaaataaaatcaaaccctAATATAACTAATTAGGCGAAATTAATTAAGTAGTTAATTTTTGTTGggagtaaaaaattaattaatttattaaattaataaatgaaaatggggaaaaacacACAGAGAAGAGAAGAAGTGTAGTTGACTTAGGATAGAAGAGTTTTATTGGACCGTGTTATATAAACATGGAAGAAGGTGCCTGCGTCCTTCTACTTCTAGAAGAAGTGGTATCCTTTGAATTGGATTCTCCTAAGAAGCCCACGCAGGTAAAAGTAAAACTCTCCATGCTTTTATTTCCCCTTTCTAGTTTCACTGGGTTCACAAACCCTAGAAATTTTCTAGGGTTTTTCTTCCCAATTTGGGGGTTTTAATTTTAGGGCTTTTCAGAATTCTCTGCGATTAGGGTTTTTGCTGACGGGATTCATGATGGATAACGATAAAGCCAAGTTATTTGTTGGAGGTATATCTCGGGACACCAGTGAAGATGCTCTCAAAGCTCACTTTGCTAAGTATGGTACTGTTTTAACTTCTGTTGTTGCCAAGGACAAGTACACCAGAAGCCCTAGAGGCTTTGGCTTTGTAACTTTCTCTGATCCTACCTGCGCTGATAAAGCCCTTCAAGATTCTCATGTAATACTAGGAAGAACGGTCAGTTTCAGCTACCTTTTGGCACTCTTTATAtgattttatgtgttttattatGTTCTAAATAAAGTTTGTGCGTAATTATTGACTTCATGTGCTGCGTCTTTTCTGAGAAATGGAGATGAAAATTACCCGTAGAAAACTGtgtttcctcctttttctttcctttacatAATTTTTGTGTTCCAGTGTTTTTGGCTGATAGAATTTAACATTTTTATCGGTAATTCGTGCACAATGGAAgatgtaaaaaattttcttggTTGGTTTTTGTCAAAATCATGGGAAGTTTTAGATTGTATTTTCTGGTTTGATTTATTATAAGAGTGGAATTGTATGTATTCCCTGTTCCCTTGGGGGCTTTTTTATTTATCAgtattatttattcaatttaggTAGAAGTGAAGAAAGCTATACCCAAAAGTGAACAGTTGCAATTACAACAGCTTCAGCAGCAACAATTCCCCAATCAACAAAAGAGTAGTGGGTTCAGCGAGAATGGTAGCAATAGTAATGGGAATGATTGCCTTAGGACTAAAAAGATCTTTGTAGGGGGTCTTTCATCTAGTCTAACTGAGGAACAGTTTCATAATTACTTTCAGAGATTTGGTAAGATAGTAGATGTAGTTGTGATGCAAGACCCCTTAACCAACAGGCCAAGGGGCTTTGGGTTTGTCACTTATGATTCTGAAGAATCTGTTGAGAAGGTAATGTTGAATAATTTTCATGATTTATATGGTAGGCTTGTGGAGGTTAAGAGGGCTGTGCCAAAGGAAGGTATTAGTGGTAGCAACAATAACCGTGTTGCAAAAGGAGGTGTGAGATGGTTTTCTGCTAAGTCTTCTCAACCTGGAAATTATGTTTCTTATGGTCCTGGATATGAAGTTCTTTCAGGCCATGTTCCTATTCATTGGTATAGTGGTGTTGGAGGGTGTTTTTACGGAACAGGCTTCTATGGTGGTTACCCTGCGGTAGGATGTAGCAGATCTGACTTTGGATTTACACCAGTTGGCCCAAGGAGCCCTTGGAATGGTCCTGTGTTGATTGCTGCCA
This genomic window contains:
- the LOC110607075 gene encoding RNA-binding protein 1, with amino-acid sequence MEEGACVLLLLEEVVSFELDSPKKPTQNSLRLGFLLTGFMMDNDKAKLFVGGISRDTSEDALKAHFAKYGTVLTSVVAKDKYTRSPRGFGFVTFSDPTCADKALQDSHVILGRTVEVKKAIPKSEQLQLQQLQQQQFPNQQKSSGFSENGSNSNGNDCLRTKKIFVGGLSSSLTEEQFHNYFQRFGKIVDVVVMQDPLTNRPRGFGFVTYDSEESVEKVMLNNFHDLYGRLVEVKRAVPKEGISGSNNNRVAKGGVRWFSAKSSQPGNYVSYGPGYEVLSGHVPIHWYSGVGGCFYGTGFYGGYPAVGCSRSDFGFTPVGPRSPWNGPVLIAATMYPPPYSSAFLYPAYTNGVVGLMGMTVSEYSGIDGHNGNGKLNGDHGGNEQLPPSATVSPIEGVESGVDSSGLNGSDGGASS